One Aegilops tauschii subsp. strangulata cultivar AL8/78 chromosome 2, Aet v6.0, whole genome shotgun sequence genomic window, TGTGGATCTGGGAGGCGAGAGAGGGGAGTGGAGgtaggtggggaggaggccgaggcgACGTGGGGAGGGGTCGACCTTATCCTCTCCGGGTAGTCGCCGTCGAGGCGGTCCGGCGAGGCTCGCCCCTGttgcgaccccggtcgggggaacaggggggaAGGCGACCCGGGGAGGGGCTGGGCCGGACCAGCTGGAGTGGGCCGAGGCTCGGGCCAGGCACTGTGCACTTGGCCCAGTGCACAGTGGCCTGTGCTCTTACTCTCTTTTTTTAAATTAAAATAGAGAGAGGAATGATCTATTTGAGCATCCAAAGGATTTAGGAAAAATATGGGACTTGGCCCATTTATTCCTCCACATTTTTAGGTATTGCCACAAATAGTTTGGAGGCAAGAGGAATTGTCTAGGAATTTTGGAAATTGGGAAAGGCATATTTAAATGTTGCTGGAACACTAATTAATTTCCAGAGGCCAGTTGGGAACTCCAAAGATTTTGGTTTTAGCATGAAAAATACTTAGAGAATATTTGTCATATTGTGAACTATTTTGATTGCATGAAAGAAGAAGCAAATATTTGACATgcaatttaaatttgaatttgaagttTGGTTTGAAACAAAGTGAGGATTAGCAACTTAAatatgatgacatggcatcattaggcATGAGACtgctgtagcatgattatccgggcgtcacacacaGCAACAGCCAACAGAGTCCTGGTTGCTTGATTTTGTCAGTTCGTCTTGGTAGTCTTCAACACACCTTAACTTGAGCCATGAGATAAAAAACAAATATAAGCACAAGAAATTAAGAGAATATATTTTGCTCCTTATATTGAGATGAACTTCTAGTCATACTAAAAAAGTTGGTGATGGCAGGCACACTACCCCACCGGCAACTACAGCAAAAGGGTCCTTCGGGTGGATAGATTGTCTGGCAGAGGTTGCATCTTGCCAAATTGGAGATGGTAAAACAACCTTACTCTGGAATGACATATGGAGGTAGGAAACAACGACATTCTATTCAGAAACTACCCTCAGCTAATTGGAGATGTTGCCATAAACTTGATTTTGCACCATTTGTGTTATTCCAGAATACCCACCGTAAAGGCTGGAGTTTTGAAGGGACATGAAAGGAACCATCCTAAATATAATAGCACATTGTTGATTTGGGTATTGTCATCAGAGTGAACAGTTAACCAAAAGATTCGTCTATCCAACACATTGGTGATCACTTTACCATTACCATCATaattaccgaaaaaggctttcgccccgctttatagatAAAGCAAACCACCAGAGCCACACAATACAACAAGGTtcacccacacacacacagagtACCACAACACAAAGTACAAGGGGTTCTGCTGAGGGCACAACTCAACAAGCCCTGGAAATAAACAAAGGAGGCGGGACAACCGCATCGTTCGAAACAGCAACAAAGGATCTAATCCGGCTCGGGAGGTGGCGGAGGGAGCGGCGGTGCGAAGCGGAGAGCCATCGAGCGAAGGCCGGCGATGATGGAGGTGATGGCATCGCGATCCTGGTGAcggctaagcggccgccaaagCTGCAAGAAGCCACACATTTTGAACACAGCGTCAGTAGCACGTCGAAGGGGGACCCGTTGAATGACAAGCTTATTTCGTACGGTCCACAGCGTCCAGGCGAGCACCCCAATGAGCAACCACCTAATGTGGCGGCCTGTCAAGGGGGAGGACTGAACCTCAGGGAGGAGATCAGGGAAGTTAGTGTGACACTAGTTGCCACCGATGACCTCTCAGAGGCAGCCCCAAAGAAACTGGGCGGACACGCACGAGAAGAAGATGTGATTCGAGGTTTCCGCCGTCCCACATAGGGGGCAGATACCATCACCGGGACCCTGGCGCTTCAGGACCTCCACGCCCGAGGGGAGCCGGCCACGGATCCATTGCCACATGAAGATTCTAATTTTGAGGGGCACGCGGATAGACCATATAGAGTCGAGGACGCCCGATTCGGGAGAGGGCGCGATGGCGCGGTAAAGAGACTTCGTGGAGAAGCGGCCAGATGGCTCGAGATGCCAGGACATGCGGTCGTCGTGGTGCTGCGACAAGTCCGGCTCATGGAGAGCCACTGAATCAAGGAGCTCATGCCAAGCGGCAACCTCCGGCGGCCCAAATGGCCTCCGGAACGCGAGAcgccctaagtcaataagggccgACTCGACGGAGATCCTAGGTTCGACCGCTATGGAAAAGAGGTCAGGGAACCGGGCCGCGAAAGGGAGATCACCGGCCCAGCGGTCGAACCAAAATAGCGTGGCCGATCCAGTGCCAACCGCAATGGAGGTCCCAATGCGAAGGAGCGGGAGGAGCTGAACGACAGACTGCCAAAACTGGGAATCGCCCGTCCTAACGCAGAAAGCGAGGGGCTGGTCGCGCAGGTATTTGCGGCGGATGATCTGTAGCCACAAGCCACCATCGCCGTTTGCAATGCACCACAGCCAACGAGTGAGGAGGGCCAGGTTCATGCGTTTGGAGGACATGATGCCGAGACAACCCTGGTCCCGGGGCTTGCAGATGTCAGTCCAGCGGACCATGTGGTATTTCTGCTTATCGCCCTCGCCAGCCCAGAAGAACCGAGCTTGGACCGAGCCAATCTCGTCGTGGAGCATTTCGGGGAGGCTGTAGAAGCTCATGATGAATAGGAGAAGACTGGAGAGGGACGAGTTGATGAGGATCGTGCGGGCTGCCTTAGAGAGCCACCTGCCCTGCCACGGCTCGATGCGGTGCTGCAGCTTGTGGACCGAGGGACGCAGGTCGGCCACAGTTAGGCGCGAGTCACTAATGGGGATCCCCAGATAAGTAGTGGGGAAGGACCCCAGCCGATAGTTCAAGCGGTTAGCGATACTCTGGCTCTCAGAGGGGGAATAGCCCAACACCATCACCTCGCTTTTAGCGAAGTTAATTTTGAGGCCCGACAGATGTTGGAAGCAGAGTAGGAGAAATTTGATGTTCGCGATCTCAGCCTCTGAACCCTGCATCATAATGATGGTGTCATCGGCATATTGGAGGAGGGAGACACCCCCTCCCTCCACTAGGTGCGGGGTGATGCCGAGGATGTGGCCGGCGGCCTTGGCTTTATCCAGGATAGATGCCAAGGCATCGACCACCATGTTGAACAGGAACGGAGAGAAGGGGTCACCCTGTCTGACCCCACAAAAGGTGGGGAAGTATGGGCCGATCTCTCCATTGATGTTCACCGTGGTGTGGCCCGACGACACCAACTGCATGACCCGGCAGACCCAACGATCGTCAAAGCCTTTCCGAAGCAATACTTCCCGAAGGAAGGGCCAGCTAACCGTGTCGTATGCCTTATGGAAGTCAATCTTCAGGAACACTGCTTTGAGGTTTTTGGATTTGACCTCGTGAAGGACTTCGTGGAAGACCAAGACTCCATCAAGGATATAGCGACCCTGTATGAAGGCGGATTGGTCCGGATGGGTGATGCGGTCAGCCAAAGGGGCCACCCTATTGTCGTACCCTTTGCAAGGATGCGGAAGATCACATTGATCACCGTAATGGGGCGGAACTGGCGAATGTCGGAGGCGCCCGGGACCTTGGGGATCAAGGTAATGATCCTGTAATTAAGGCGGTGGAGGTCAATGGTGCCCACATAGAACTCCTCAAAGAGAGCCATGACCTCCGGTTTGATAGCGTGCCAGAAGGTCTGAAAGAACTTAACTGGCAAGCCATCAGGCCCCGGGGCGGACGACGGGTTCATGCCCATAATCGCAAGCCAAACTTCCTCCTCCGAGAATGGAGCCGTGAGGGCTGCATTCTCCGCGTCCGACACACATTGGGTGCCCACCCAGAAGGTGGGAGCAAGAGGCAAGCCCCCACGCGGGGGAGCCGTAAAAAGGGCTTTATAAAAGCCGTCTACATGAGCGCGAAGCTCGGCCGGGCGCTGCAGGAGGGTCTCGCCATCCCACAGAAGTGGGATGGTATTGCGACGATGACGACCATTGGCGATGGCCTGGAAGTATGCGGTGTTAGCATCCCCCTTGAGAACCCACTTTTGGGTCCCCCTGAGTCGCCAGTAAGCCTCCTCGTCCGTATAGATGACCGTGAGCTGGTCCTCCAGGTCGTACCGCTGCATCCACTCATCAGCGGATAGGCCGATTGAGTCAGCCCGGAGGTCAAGCGCCTGGATAGAGGCGAGGAGGGCCTGCTTGCGGTCCCGGAGATCCCGCCCCAAGTTGGCACCCCAACCCTTCATGAATTGGAGGGAGCGCTTGGCGCAGAAATGCCAATCATCCACCGCAGAAATGGACCTATGAGGAGAGCTGCGGGCCTCCAGCCAACGGGCACAGACGGCCTCCGAGAAGCCGTTCTGGTTAAGCCAGAACGTCTCGAAGCGGAACCTAGGGGCGACGGGAGGGCGTTCGTCCTGAGAAGAGAGCAGCAGGGGAACGTGGTCCGAGCCAATACGAGTAATGGCACGGAGGGAGGCAAGGGGACACCGCAACTCCCACTCAGGCGAGACCAAGACGCGGTCCAGGACGGAGCGGGTCGGGTCGGCCTGGCGATTGGTCCAGGTGAATCTGGCACCAATCCTATCTAATTCCCGCAGACTGAGGTCAGCAATGCAGTCATTGAACATCTGCATCCGCGGGAAGTTCACTAGGTCGTTGTTTTTGTCCTCGGCAAATCGGAGGAGGTTGAAGTCGCCGCCCACGACGACCGGGAAGCGGGCGGCAGACACCTTATTCTTGAGCTCATCAAGGAATGTCGCTGAACGACGGTGGTCGGCAGGGCCATAGACTATGATGATCTCCCATTTGAAGTTCAGCACCCTCTCGAAAAGCTCCATGCTAACAAAGAACTCCCCCCGGTCCATGCTACCCACCTCAAAGGTGGCATCCTTGACACCTAACAGGATGCCACCAGAGTGCCCGGCGATCCCACTAGAAGGGAGCCAATGCCAGGCAAACAGGTGGGGACTAAGACGGTCAAGCTCGGACAAGGCGAACTCAGTTCGCATGGTCTCTTGAATTGCTACAATGTCGATCCGCTCATCGCGCATGTACTCGATGAGCTGGCGGCGTCGGCCATCCTTGCCAAAACCGCGGATGTTCCAAAAAAGGGTCCGCATTAAACCACCATGGGGGGGCTGCTTGACCCCAGGACACGGGAGGCGCTTTGGGCGCGGAGAGCGGCGGTGCGAGACCGGGTGCGGCCGCGGATCTCCAGGGGAGCGGGCGCGGCCTGGCCGGACGGCTGGGAGGTGGGGCCGCCCGCCACCGAGGCGGGAGTAGCTAAGCGGGCACGGGTTTCGGCCAACCGCCCATCGAGGACCTCCCGCGCCTGGATTGCGCGATTTGGACTAAGGGGGGATCGACCTCCCCCCTAAAGACTATATCGGAATCTGCCGCGACTTGGGCGAGATGCCCGAGAGGAATAGACTCCAAAGCAGAGAACGAACATGTAGCAGAACCGGCGGGTATGACTGGAGTACCTGGCTCGAGGTTGCGCGCCGCGGCGCGGAGCTCAGCCCGCTCGGAGATGGGCAGGGCCGGGGAGCCCGCGGGTCGCGAGGTGTCGATGCGGGCGCTGCGCCGAGACGACGTCACAGGCGTCGACGTCGAGCGGCCCTGCCTGGCGTAGGTCGAGGAGCGAGGCGGGAGAGGCGGAGCAGCCAGCGGAGTCGCCAAGGCAGCGTCCAGCACGCACCCACCCATCGACTGGGGGTGGGAGAGGAGGCACGCCGAGGCGAGGCCGGCGGGGAGGCCGCCCCCAGCGGTGCGTCCGTGGAGACCGACGGCAACGGCTCGGAGGTGAGCAGGGGAGCCACCAGCAGACCGGGCAGCGGCGAAGGCAGGACCACGGAAGGAGGAGCCGGAGGCGTCACGGGAGGTGGAGATGAGGCCCGCGCGTCGAGGAGCGCGAGAGGCAGGACTGACCCCGAGGTGCAGAGGGAGGCGGGAGGGTCACCATCATAATTCATAAGCTTGATTTACTTATAGCAATTTTAATGCAGCACATGGTATGTAAGGTAACTTCACTTCAACTTAAAAGGTCTAACTGAAGCAGGTTGGAAACAGGACCCAACAAAGAAATTTGAGTCCTCCAGTACGGAGAAGCTCATATTTGTGTCGTGGTTTTCATCAAATTTGAGTCCTCCAGCATGAATTTGATGGTATTTTCATCAGAATTATTCCCTCCGTTCCAACAtaagtgtcgtggttttagttgATTTTTTGGGACTAAAACCACGACACTTGAGGGAGTAACAGTTGACCAAAAGATTCGTTTATCCAATACCTTGGTGATCACTACCACTACCATCATAAGTTTGATTTCATTCATATCAATTTAAATATAGAACGTGGTATGTAAGGCAACTTCACTTCAACTTACAAGATCTAACTGAACCAGGTTGAAAACAGGAACCAACAAAGGAAGTTGAGTCCTCCAGTATTGAGAAGCTTAGTACAGAGAGCAaaaaaagtactccctctgtaaactaatataagatctTTAAATCACTAGTGATCTAAAAGACCTTATATTAGTTTATAGAGGAAGTAACAGCTACCACATACTACTATGTTCTGAAATCTGAATGATAGGGAAAATAAATAGATACGTGCGATGCAAATACCTGGTGAGGCCAGAAAAACTTTGGGAACTCGGAGGGAATAAAGGGATGGAGAAGATGGGACTTTTGCCTAACCATGTCATCATCTTCACCCCCGAGGTCTTCCTCTCCTTTAATGTACTGATGAATCTCCGTATGCATGGTAATAGTATCAACACCAATCGCCGAAACCTTGTCAATTGCACGCTCCCCTTTCTCAGGCAATAGAAAGTATAGCTCATTTGACTTGGCCACACTCACAAGAGGAAACATCAGAGCATTGTATGAGAGAGAGGCATTGGAACCCCATATTTCATGAGATGTGATGACGAACGTCTCTTCCCACACCATGTCTTGTGTCCTCAAAGTATGGCAGGTTACAACAAAATCCGTACCAGGAAGCATTGGGCCAACTATCTCATGATCCTCCGGGGCAACACTAACGAACATGAGCTTACTGCCGGAATCGGTGGTGCACAAAGAGCAGTTCATATCACGCAACCGGTGTAGATCTGCACCGCGACATCGGTCATGAATAGGCAGCCGATGGTAGGAGATTTTAGGCTTTTTTTCAGACACGTCACAGAACAGGGTGCCTCCACTGAAGTAACTAAGCCAGCACAGATAGTTTTCGAAAGGGATCACTCTGTCAGTTCTCCAATGGATCAAGTCGGATAATTCATGGGCTTCGTACTTTATCTGCAGATTCCGAAGCAGCTCCCACTTG contains:
- the LOC109757283 gene encoding uncharacterized protein isoform X1, which codes for MEWMMLEPFVFRRDGDSSFPDDRTAPFRAEGISSHGGPFTVAFRVVAPPAISRLYLRWSGGPKAGSSCDIVAAHRNLLLFRLTSNPVKGKDEESLIWPQEYFICQGSSHQPTLQLHRIPMFTQRSLHLRSVGILSRPEGKFVMAQLRLSESRLPAKMEAELCVLRSNKWELLRNLQIKYEAHELSDLIHWRTDRVIPFENYLCWLSYFSGGTLFCDVSEKKPKISYHRLPIHDRCRGADLHRLRDMNCSLCTTDSGSKLMFVSVAPEDHEIVGPMLPGTDFVVTCHTLRTQDMVWEETFVITSHEIWGSNASLSYNALMFPLVSVAKSNELYFLLPEKGERAIDKVSAIGVDTITMHTEIHQYIKGEEDLGGEDDDMVRQKSHLLHPFIPSEFPKFFWPHQLWRPLSRHQDRDAITSIIAGLRSMALRFAPPLPPPPPEPD
- the LOC109757283 gene encoding uncharacterized protein isoform X2 gives rise to the protein MEWMMLEPFVFRRDGDSSFPDDRTAPFRAEGISSHGGPFTVAFRVVAPPAISRLYLRWSGGPKAGSSCDIVAAHRNLLLFRLTSNPVKGKDEESLIWPQEYFICQGSSHQPTLQLHRIPMFTQRSLHLRSVGILSRPEGKFVMAQLRLSESRLPAKMEAELCVLRSNKWELLRNLQIKYEAHELSDLIHWRTDRVIPFENYLCWLSYFSGGTLFCDVSEKKPKISYHRLPIHDRCRGADLHRLRDMNCSLCTTDSGSKLMFVSVAPEDHEIVGPMLPGTDFVVTCHTLRTQDMVWEETFVITSHEIWGSNASLSYNALMFPLVSVAKSNELYFLLPEKGERAIDKVSAIGVDTITMHTEIHQYIKGEEDLGGEDDDMVRQKSHLLHPFIPSEFPKFFWPHQMLEPRSQTPPSTTTPTTLEVPTTTCSPLTTTRSS